The following are encoded in a window of Nocardia sp. BMG111209 genomic DNA:
- a CDS encoding histidine phosphatase family protein — MQLVFVRHAQPQRVVTSTGIADPELTDIGWAQAARVPAALAHHRIARVVSSPQRRARETAAPLAEKLGLTVEIVEGLAEYDLGLPLYLPIEQARDSDLNTQAAYERIKAGYLPESIDADAFGARVRAAVDEVIGAADPADTVVAFAHGGVVNTTLQHLLNLELPLTFPIDYCSVTRILQSRTGRRTVATINENGHVWDLLPRNISQA; from the coding sequence ATGCAACTCGTCTTCGTTCGCCACGCCCAGCCGCAACGGGTGGTCACGTCCACCGGGATCGCCGACCCGGAACTGACCGACATCGGCTGGGCCCAGGCCGCGCGGGTCCCGGCGGCGCTGGCCCACCATCGGATCGCCCGCGTGGTGAGCAGCCCCCAGCGCCGGGCCCGCGAGACCGCGGCGCCGCTGGCCGAGAAGCTCGGCCTGACGGTCGAGATCGTCGAGGGGCTGGCGGAATACGATCTCGGCCTGCCGCTCTACCTGCCGATCGAACAGGCCCGCGACAGCGACCTGAACACCCAGGCCGCGTACGAGCGGATCAAGGCCGGATATCTGCCGGAGTCGATCGACGCCGACGCCTTCGGCGCCCGGGTGCGGGCGGCCGTCGACGAGGTGATCGGCGCGGCCGATCCGGCCGATACCGTGGTCGCCTTCGCCCACGGCGGTGTGGTCAACACCACCTTGCAACATCTGCTGAATCTGGAACTGCCGCTGACCTTCCCGATCGACTACTGCTCGGTCACCCGAATCCTGCAGTCGCGCACCGGCCGTCGCACGGTGGCCACGATCAACGAGAACGGCCACGTCTGGGACCTGTTGCCACGCAATATCTCCCAGGCCTGA
- a CDS encoding cutinase family protein produces the protein MRLKRIAAATAVAAATTLGSMSGIAFGNGVAAADPGCPDLYVVAIPGTWETGKDRPEDMTGPGMLSGVTRGLPGSVDVDYVDYAATAFPWEGDIYGASKKQAVDNARGLIGSMAARCGATRFAIVGYSQGADAAGDLAAEIGTGIGVVPPARVAGVGLISDPRRSPTDVQVGPLVSGAGAGGPRVGGFGFLSDRVRTICAEGDLYCSTDDQDYLFRMAGFLAQASDPSPINLWRYQMEAGSIIGDLMAHGGVATLGSQLTEDANKERMQQLTDFYGSGAHTSYGFYQVDGGQSAIGWMHNWIAGMA, from the coding sequence ATGCGGTTGAAGAGGATTGCTGCCGCCACCGCAGTGGCCGCGGCAACAACGCTGGGCTCGATGTCCGGTATCGCGTTCGGAAATGGTGTCGCGGCAGCCGATCCGGGGTGCCCCGATCTGTATGTTGTTGCGATCCCGGGTACTTGGGAGACCGGTAAGGATCGCCCGGAGGACATGACCGGTCCGGGCATGCTCTCCGGCGTGACCCGCGGGCTACCGGGGTCGGTGGACGTCGACTATGTCGACTACGCCGCGACCGCCTTCCCGTGGGAGGGCGACATCTACGGCGCGTCCAAGAAACAGGCCGTCGACAATGCGCGCGGCCTGATCGGCAGTATGGCCGCCCGTTGTGGCGCAACGCGTTTCGCCATCGTCGGGTACAGCCAGGGCGCCGACGCCGCGGGTGATCTCGCGGCCGAGATCGGTACCGGGATCGGCGTGGTGCCGCCCGCTCGGGTGGCCGGCGTGGGCCTGATCTCCGATCCGCGGCGGTCGCCGACCGATGTGCAGGTCGGCCCGCTGGTCAGCGGCGCCGGCGCCGGTGGGCCGCGCGTGGGCGGGTTCGGATTCCTCAGCGATCGGGTGCGGACCATCTGCGCCGAGGGCGATCTGTACTGCTCCACCGACGACCAGGACTACCTGTTCCGGATGGCGGGCTTCCTCGCTCAGGCGTCGGATCCGAGCCCGATCAACCTGTGGCGGTACCAGATGGAGGCCGGTTCGATCATCGGCGACCTGATGGCGCACGGTGGCGTGGCCACCCTGGGCTCGCAGCTCACCGAGGATGCCAACAAGGAGCGGATGCAGCAGCTGACCGACTTCTACGGTTCCGGCGCGCACACCTCCTACGGCTTCTATCAGGTCGACGGCGGGCAGTCCGCGATCGGCTGGATGCACAACTGGATCGCCGGCATGGCCTGA
- a CDS encoding glutamate synthase subunit beta, whose amino-acid sequence MADAQGFLKHTSRELPKRRPVPLRLLDWKEVYEEKFSHDTLQTQASRCMDCGIPFCHHGCPLGNLIPEWNDLVYKGRWRDGIDRLHATNNFPEFTGRLCPAPCEASCVLGINQDPVTIKQVEVELIENAFDEGWVQPVYPTRLTGKRVAVVGSGPAGLAAAQQLTRAGHTVTVFERDDRIGGLMRYGIPEFKMEKRFIDRRIAQMEAEGTIFKPGVNVGVDITAAQLRERFDAVVLAGGSTIARDLPVPGRDLDGVHQAMEFLPQANRVQLGDDIADADGLPPIHAKGKKVVIIGGGDTGADCLGTSHRQGAASVHQFEIMPRPPAARADSTPWPTYPLMYRVSSAHEEGGERVYSVNTERFVGEDGKVTGLQAHEVTMVNGRFEKVEGTDFTIETDLVLLAMGFVGPQKRGLLEDLGIGYDQRGNVMRDNNWQTTVPGVFVAGDMGRGQSLIVWAIAEGRSAAAAADRYLEGESALPAPITPTAVAQR is encoded by the coding sequence GTGGCTGACGCACAGGGATTCCTGAAGCACACGAGCCGGGAACTGCCGAAGCGCCGTCCGGTGCCGCTGCGCCTGCTGGACTGGAAAGAGGTGTACGAGGAGAAGTTCTCCCACGACACCCTGCAGACCCAGGCGAGCCGCTGCATGGATTGCGGTATCCCGTTCTGCCACCACGGTTGTCCGCTCGGCAATCTGATTCCCGAGTGGAACGACCTGGTGTACAAGGGCCGGTGGCGCGACGGTATCGATCGCCTGCACGCCACGAACAACTTCCCGGAATTCACCGGGCGGCTGTGCCCGGCGCCGTGCGAGGCGTCGTGCGTGCTCGGTATCAACCAGGATCCGGTGACCATCAAGCAGGTCGAGGTCGAACTCATCGAGAACGCCTTCGACGAGGGCTGGGTGCAGCCGGTCTACCCGACCCGGCTGACCGGTAAGCGGGTCGCCGTGGTGGGCTCCGGCCCCGCCGGCCTGGCCGCCGCCCAGCAGCTGACCCGGGCCGGTCACACCGTGACCGTGTTCGAGCGCGACGACCGCATCGGCGGTCTGATGCGCTACGGCATCCCGGAATTCAAGATGGAGAAGCGGTTCATCGACCGCCGGATCGCGCAGATGGAGGCCGAGGGCACCATCTTCAAGCCCGGGGTGAACGTCGGCGTCGACATCACCGCGGCCCAGCTGCGGGAGCGGTTCGATGCGGTGGTGCTGGCCGGTGGCTCGACGATCGCTCGCGATCTGCCGGTGCCGGGCCGCGACCTCGACGGCGTGCACCAGGCGATGGAATTCCTGCCGCAGGCCAACCGGGTCCAGCTCGGCGACGACATCGCCGACGCGGACGGGCTGCCGCCCATTCACGCCAAGGGCAAGAAGGTCGTGATCATCGGCGGTGGCGATACCGGCGCGGACTGCCTGGGCACCTCGCACCGGCAGGGTGCGGCGAGTGTGCACCAGTTCGAGATCATGCCGCGGCCGCCGGCCGCGCGGGCCGATTCCACCCCGTGGCCGACCTACCCGCTGATGTACCGGGTGTCCTCGGCGCACGAGGAGGGCGGCGAGCGCGTCTACTCGGTCAACACCGAGCGGTTCGTCGGCGAGGACGGCAAGGTCACCGGCCTGCAGGCGCACGAGGTGACCATGGTCAACGGTCGGTTCGAGAAGGTGGAGGGTACCGACTTCACCATCGAGACCGATCTGGTGCTGCTGGCCATGGGTTTCGTCGGCCCGCAGAAGCGGGGTCTGCTCGAGGATCTGGGCATCGGCTACGACCAGCGCGGCAACGTCATGCGCGACAACAACTGGCAGACAACGGTTCCCGGCGTATTCGTGGCCGGTGACATGGGCCGTGGCCAGTCGCTGATCGTGTGGGCCATCGCCGAGGGTCGTTCCGCCGCCGCCGCGGCCGACCGGTACCTGGAGGGTGAGAGCGCGCTGCCCGCGCCGATCACGCCGACCGCCGTCGCCCAGCGATAG
- the gltB gene encoding glutamate synthase large subunit, with product MTQLPGHRSPGPVGLYDPAYEHDACGVAFVVDMHGRRSRDIVDKAITALLNLEHRGAAGAEPNSGDGAGILIQLPDKFFRAILAEQGAGFELPPAGSYATGIAFLPQARREAARACYGVEKIVKEEGLAVLGWREVPIDESSLGALARDAMPSFRQLFIASPADAAEQLSGLELERRAYVVRKRVEHELGRSGAGEGVGKETVYFPSLSGETFVYKGMFTTPQLRAFYLDLQDDRIESALGVVHSRFSTNTFPSWPLAHPYRRVAHNGEINTVTGNENWMRAREALLNSDVFGYDQSGNNRLEKIFPVCTKGASDTARFDEVLELLHLGGRSLPHAVLMMIPEAWERHESMDPARRAFYRYHSMLMEPWDGPASVVFTDGTVVGAVLDRNGLRPSRIWVTDDGLVVMASEVGVLDIDPARVVRKVRLQPGRMFLVDTSQGRIIGDDEIKSELAASQPYQQWLDEGVVKLADLPDRPHVHMPHDRVRIRQQIFGYTTEDLNILVSPMAITGAEALGSMGTDTPIAVLSARPRLLFDYFSQLFAQVTNPPLDAIREEVVTSLRGTIGPEADLLHPGPESCRQITITQPILDNDELSKLIHINDDGSRPDLRSVVVHGLYPVRKGGKGLRKALEAVNTQVSAAIEGGARIIILSDRESNEKLAPIPSLLLTASVHHHLVRDRTRTQVGLVVEAGDAREVHHMALLNGFGAAAVNPYMVFESIEDMLERGALSLGKNSAGSIAADYRKAVANYSKAASKGVLKVMSKMGISTIASYRGAQLFQVVGLSQELVDRYFTGLLSPLDGIGLDDIATDVAARHSVAYLENHNERAHRELEVGGEYQWRREGEYHLFNPDTVFKLQHATRSGQYRIFKEYTKLVDDQSERLASLRGLFAFKTGDRRPISIDEVEPATEIVKRFSTGAMSYGSISSEAHETLAIAMNRLGGRSNSGEGGEHPARFEVEENGDWRRSAVKQVASGRFGVTAHYLTNCTDIQIKMAQGAKPGEGGQLPAHKVYPWVAEVRHSTPGVGLISPPPHHDIYSIEDLAQLIHDLKNANPQARIHVKLVAEPGVGTVAAGVSKAHADVVLISGHDGGTGASPLTSLKHAGGPWELGLAETQQTLLLNGLRDRIVVQVDGQMKTGRDVVVAALLGAEEYGFATAPLVVSGCIMMRVCHLDTCPVGVATQNPVLRQRFTGKPEFVENFMLFIAEEVREHLAALGLRTLDEAIGRVELLDTARAKEHWKASKLDLSPILHETETAFMYQDRRNTKSQDHGLDKALDNQLIAQAADALERGKPVKFDTKITNVNRTVGTMLGHEVTKLYGGAGLPDNTIDITFTGSAGNSFGAFVPAGITLRVLGDANDYVGKGLSGGHLVVRPSLNAPADFVAEDNIIAGNVILFGATSGAAFIRGVVGERFAVRNSGATAVVEGVGDHACEYMTGGRVVVLGATGRNFGAGMSGGVAYVYNPEGTFATNISAEQAEAIEQLSGDDFTWLHDIVTRHRDETGSAVAEAILGDWSQQVNHFVKVMPRDYKKVLLAISEAEKNGRDVEEAIMEAARG from the coding sequence ATGACGCAACTTCCTGGCCATAGGTCACCTGGCCCCGTCGGTCTCTATGACCCGGCGTACGAGCACGACGCCTGTGGTGTCGCGTTCGTCGTCGACATGCACGGCCGTCGCAGTCGCGACATCGTCGACAAGGCGATCACGGCGCTGCTGAACCTGGAGCATCGCGGCGCCGCCGGCGCCGAGCCCAACTCGGGCGACGGTGCCGGCATTCTCATCCAGCTCCCGGACAAGTTCTTCCGGGCCATCCTGGCCGAACAGGGGGCGGGCTTCGAGTTGCCGCCGGCCGGTTCCTACGCCACCGGTATCGCCTTCCTTCCGCAGGCCCGCCGCGAGGCCGCCCGCGCCTGCTACGGCGTGGAGAAGATCGTCAAGGAAGAGGGCCTGGCCGTCCTGGGCTGGCGCGAGGTGCCCATCGACGAGTCGTCGCTGGGTGCGCTGGCGCGCGACGCCATGCCGTCCTTCCGGCAGTTGTTCATCGCCTCGCCGGCCGACGCCGCCGAGCAGTTGTCCGGCCTCGAGCTGGAGCGCCGCGCCTACGTCGTCCGGAAGCGGGTCGAGCACGAACTGGGCCGTTCCGGCGCCGGTGAGGGCGTCGGCAAGGAGACGGTGTACTTCCCGAGCCTGTCCGGCGAGACCTTCGTCTACAAGGGCATGTTCACCACTCCGCAGCTGCGGGCGTTCTATCTGGACCTGCAGGACGACCGCATCGAGTCGGCACTGGGCGTGGTGCACTCCCGCTTCTCCACCAATACCTTCCCGTCCTGGCCGCTCGCGCACCCGTACCGCCGGGTCGCGCACAACGGTGAGATCAACACCGTCACCGGCAACGAGAACTGGATGCGCGCCCGCGAGGCGCTGCTGAACTCCGACGTGTTCGGCTACGACCAGTCCGGCAACAACCGGCTGGAGAAGATCTTCCCGGTCTGTACCAAGGGGGCCAGCGATACGGCCCGCTTCGACGAGGTGCTGGAACTGCTGCACCTCGGCGGCCGCAGCCTGCCCCACGCGGTGCTGATGATGATTCCCGAGGCGTGGGAGCGGCACGAGTCGATGGACCCGGCCCGTCGCGCCTTCTACCGCTACCACTCGATGCTGATGGAGCCGTGGGACGGCCCGGCCTCGGTGGTGTTCACCGACGGCACGGTCGTCGGCGCGGTGCTCGACCGCAACGGCCTGCGTCCGTCCCGCATCTGGGTCACCGACGACGGCCTGGTCGTGATGGCCTCCGAGGTCGGCGTGCTCGACATCGATCCGGCCCGGGTGGTCCGCAAGGTCCGGCTGCAGCCGGGCCGGATGTTCCTGGTCGACACCTCGCAGGGCCGCATCATCGGCGACGACGAGATCAAGTCCGAACTGGCCGCGTCGCAGCCGTACCAGCAGTGGCTGGACGAGGGCGTCGTCAAGCTCGCCGACCTGCCCGACCGGCCGCACGTGCACATGCCGCACGATCGGGTGCGGATCCGGCAGCAGATCTTCGGCTACACCACCGAGGATCTGAACATCCTGGTCTCGCCGATGGCCATCACCGGCGCCGAGGCGCTCGGCTCGATGGGTACCGACACCCCGATCGCGGTGCTGTCGGCCCGGCCGCGGCTGCTGTTCGACTACTTCTCACAGCTGTTCGCCCAGGTCACCAACCCGCCGCTGGACGCGATCCGGGAAGAGGTGGTGACCAGCCTGCGCGGCACCATCGGCCCCGAGGCCGACCTGCTGCATCCGGGCCCGGAGTCCTGCCGGCAGATCACCATCACCCAGCCGATTCTCGACAACGACGAGTTGTCGAAGCTGATCCACATCAACGACGACGGCAGCCGGCCGGATCTGCGCTCGGTGGTCGTGCACGGCCTGTACCCGGTGCGCAAGGGCGGCAAGGGGCTGCGCAAGGCGCTGGAGGCGGTCAACACCCAGGTGTCGGCGGCCATCGAGGGCGGCGCGCGGATCATCATCCTGTCCGACCGCGAATCCAACGAGAAGCTGGCGCCGATCCCGTCGCTGCTGCTCACCGCGTCGGTGCACCACCATCTGGTGCGGGACCGCACCCGGACCCAGGTCGGCCTGGTGGTCGAGGCCGGTGACGCCCGCGAGGTGCACCACATGGCCCTGCTGAACGGGTTCGGCGCGGCCGCGGTGAATCCGTACATGGTCTTCGAGTCGATCGAGGACATGCTCGAGCGGGGCGCGCTGTCGCTCGGCAAGAACAGCGCGGGCAGTATAGCGGCCGACTACCGCAAGGCGGTCGCCAACTACAGCAAGGCCGCGAGCAAGGGTGTGCTGAAGGTGATGTCCAAGATGGGCATCTCCACCATCGCCTCCTACCGCGGCGCGCAGCTGTTCCAGGTCGTGGGCCTGTCCCAGGAGCTGGTCGACCGGTACTTCACCGGCCTGCTCTCGCCGCTGGACGGCATCGGGCTCGACGACATCGCCACCGATGTGGCGGCCCGGCACAGCGTCGCCTACCTGGAGAACCACAACGAGCGCGCGCACCGCGAACTCGAGGTCGGCGGCGAGTACCAGTGGCGGCGTGAGGGCGAGTACCACCTGTTCAACCCGGATACGGTGTTCAAGCTGCAGCACGCCACCCGCAGCGGTCAGTACCGGATCTTCAAGGAGTACACCAAGCTCGTCGACGACCAGTCCGAGCGGCTGGCCTCGCTGCGCGGCCTGTTCGCCTTCAAGACCGGTGACCGCCGGCCGATCTCGATCGATGAGGTCGAGCCCGCCACCGAGATCGTGAAGCGGTTCTCCACCGGCGCGATGAGCTACGGCTCGATCTCCTCGGAGGCGCACGAGACCCTCGCGATCGCGATGAACCGGCTCGGCGGCCGCTCCAACTCCGGTGAGGGCGGCGAACATCCGGCCCGCTTCGAGGTCGAGGAGAACGGCGACTGGCGGCGCAGTGCGGTCAAGCAGGTGGCCTCCGGCCGCTTCGGCGTGACCGCGCACTACCTGACCAACTGCACCGATATCCAGATCAAGATGGCCCAGGGCGCCAAGCCCGGTGAGGGCGGTCAGCTGCCGGCGCACAAGGTCTACCCGTGGGTGGCCGAGGTGCGGCACTCGACGCCGGGCGTCGGCCTGATCTCGCCGCCGCCGCATCACGACATCTACTCGATCGAGGATCTGGCCCAGCTGATCCACGACCTGAAGAACGCGAATCCGCAGGCGCGGATTCACGTGAAACTTGTCGCGGAGCCGGGTGTCGGCACCGTCGCCGCGGGCGTCTCCAAGGCGCACGCCGATGTGGTGCTCATCTCCGGCCACGACGGCGGCACCGGCGCCTCGCCGCTCACCTCGCTGAAGCACGCGGGCGGTCCCTGGGAGCTCGGCCTCGCCGAGACCCAGCAGACGCTGCTGCTCAACGGGCTGCGCGATCGCATCGTGGTGCAGGTCGACGGTCAGATGAAGACCGGCCGCGACGTCGTCGTCGCCGCACTGCTCGGCGCCGAGGAGTACGGCTTCGCGACCGCGCCGCTGGTGGTCTCCGGCTGCATCATGATGCGGGTCTGCCACCTGGACACCTGCCCGGTGGGCGTGGCCACGCAGAATCCGGTGCTGCGGCAGCGGTTCACGGGTAAGCCGGAGTTCGTCGAGAACTTCATGCTGTTCATCGCGGAGGAGGTGCGCGAGCACCTGGCCGCGTTGGGCCTGCGCACGCTGGACGAGGCGATCGGCCGGGTCGAACTGCTCGACACCGCTCGTGCCAAGGAGCATTGGAAGGCGAGCAAGCTCGACCTGTCGCCGATCCTCCACGAGACCGAGACGGCCTTCATGTACCAGGACCGTCGCAACACCAAGTCCCAGGACCACGGTCTGGACAAGGCGCTGGACAACCAGCTCATCGCCCAGGCCGCCGATGCCCTGGAGCGCGGTAAGCCGGTGAAGTTCGATACCAAGATCACGAACGTGAACCGGACCGTCGGCACGATGCTCGGCCACGAGGTGACCAAGCTCTACGGTGGCGCGGGCCTGCCCGACAACACCATCGACATCACCTTCACCGGATCCGCGGGCAACAGCTTCGGCGCGTTCGTCCCGGCGGGTATCACCCTGCGGGTGCTCGGCGATGCCAACGACTATGTCGGCAAGGGGCTTTCGGGTGGCCACCTGGTGGTGCGCCCGTCGCTGAACGCCCCGGCGGATTTCGTCGCCGAGGACAACATCATCGCGGGCAACGTGATCCTGTTCGGCGCGACCAGCGGTGCGGCGTTCATCCGCGGCGTCGTGGGTGAGCGGTTCGCCGTGCGCAACTCGGGCGCCACCGCGGTGGTCGAGGGCGTCGGCGACCATGCCTGTGAGTACATGACCGGCGGCCGGGTGGTCGTGCTCGGCGCGACCGGCCGCAACTTCGGCGCCGGCATGTCCGGCGGCGTGGCCTACGTCTACAACCCCGAGGGCACCTTCGCCACGAATATCTCGGCGGAGCAGGCGGAGGCGATCGAGCAGCTGTCCGGTGACGACTTCACCTGGCTGCACGATATCGTCACCCGTCACCGTGACGAAACGGGTTCGGCCGTGGCCGAGGCCATTCTCGGCGACTGGTCGCAACAGGTGAACCACTTCGTCAAGGTCATGCCGCGCGATTACAAGAAGGTTCTGCTCGCTATCTCCGAGGCTGAGAAGAACGGTCGGGACGTGGAGGAAGCGATCATGGAGGCTGCACGTGGCTGA
- a CDS encoding DUF4407 domain-containing protein, which yields MTAALTWLGGAGADLDDRYERSGYTVSGAIVILVAAAAGTATALAGAAADWSPTAITAGAAGTALLFGGLSRTLVTASQSARADGERAERIARIVAAVLAGLVVAELASTVLLGAAVGRRLDDQARQAAETAPAVVAARTAADAARTDRAALDRTLVQARTDIEQALVVARCEYHPTPDCPQTMITGVPGYGPEVRTADAMLDDARARLAAAQARIPALDQRVIDADSSVAQARAGALSGSGHGLGARWVAMNAETAAHPGALVLRLATAAVAVLLALLPLLLRWWRGETSLDRRIAARTVVARAEQEESTAVAVARSEARAAAERLRVERESAAARAAAEADMAIDAERQRRRVVAALGGLEIGVTPARHEPARGAVAALDSPESHPETRADEEHPVTPPQRSTPATTTGGDLELPLLGAIPFTGAAARLIRPLVPAFVAQAVDTAFGTATAPLRSVRQVFEEAEEITFTLRRTRRVTVETQEVGGTAAPAAAHPIIDLDDPAYLNPVGAANSDAGHQLSDTSGRTESRGTRELPHR from the coding sequence ATGACCGCCGCACTCACCTGGCTCGGTGGCGCCGGCGCCGACCTCGATGATCGGTACGAACGGTCCGGATACACGGTGTCGGGCGCGATCGTGATCCTGGTCGCCGCCGCGGCCGGTACCGCCACCGCGCTGGCCGGCGCCGCCGCCGACTGGTCGCCGACCGCGATCACCGCCGGCGCGGCCGGGACGGCACTGCTGTTCGGCGGGCTGTCGCGGACGCTGGTCACCGCCTCGCAGTCCGCCCGCGCCGACGGTGAGCGGGCCGAGCGGATCGCCCGGATCGTGGCGGCCGTCCTGGCCGGACTGGTCGTCGCCGAACTGGCGAGCACCGTACTGCTGGGCGCCGCCGTCGGCCGCAGGCTCGACGACCAGGCCCGGCAGGCGGCCGAGACCGCCCCCGCGGTGGTCGCCGCCCGCACGGCCGCCGACGCCGCTCGCACCGACCGCGCCGCACTCGACCGCACCCTGGTCCAGGCCCGGACCGATATCGAGCAGGCCCTGGTCGTCGCCCGGTGCGAATATCACCCGACGCCGGACTGCCCGCAGACGATGATCACCGGCGTGCCCGGTTACGGCCCGGAGGTACGCACCGCCGACGCCATGCTCGACGACGCCCGCGCCCGGCTGGCCGCCGCGCAGGCCCGGATCCCCGCCCTGGATCAGCGGGTGATCGATGCCGACAGCTCCGTGGCGCAGGCGCGGGCCGGCGCGCTGTCCGGATCGGGGCACGGCCTGGGCGCGCGCTGGGTGGCGATGAACGCCGAGACCGCCGCGCATCCCGGCGCCCTGGTGCTGCGGCTGGCCACCGCCGCCGTCGCGGTGCTGCTGGCACTGCTGCCGCTGCTGCTGCGCTGGTGGCGCGGCGAGACCTCCCTGGATCGGCGGATCGCCGCCCGGACCGTCGTCGCGCGGGCCGAACAGGAGGAGTCGACCGCGGTCGCCGTCGCCCGGTCGGAGGCTCGTGCCGCCGCCGAACGGTTGCGGGTCGAACGGGAGTCGGCCGCGGCCCGGGCGGCCGCCGAGGCCGATATGGCGATCGACGCCGAACGGCAGCGCCGCCGCGTGGTCGCGGCCCTCGGCGGGCTCGAGATCGGCGTCACCCCGGCGCGCCACGAACCGGCGCGCGGCGCGGTCGCCGCCCTCGACAGCCCCGAATCCCATCCGGAGACCCGCGCCGACGAGGAGCACCCCGTGACCCCACCCCAGCGCTCGACCCCCGCGACCACCACCGGTGGCGACCTCGAACTTCCGCTGCTCGGCGCGATCCCGTTCACCGGCGCGGCCGCGCGCCTGATCCGGCCGCTGGTGCCCGCCTTCGTCGCGCAGGCCGTCGACACCGCGTTCGGGACCGCCACCGCGCCGTTGCGCAGCGTGCGGCAGGTCTTCGAGGAGGCCGAGGAGATCACCTTCACCCTGCGCCGCACCCGGCGGGTCACCGTCGAGACGCAGGAGGTCGGCGGTACGGCCGCGCCGGCCGCCGCGCATCCGATCATCGATCTCGACGATCCCGCGTACCTGAATCCGGTCGGTGCGGCGAATTCCGATGCCGGTCACCAGCTTTCCGATACCTCCGGACGCACGGAATCCCGTGGCACACGGGAGCTTCCGCACCGGTGA
- a CDS encoding DUF4129 domain-containing protein, translating to MTDPDRVPPPAALGPAGTHRAAADTAAARQDFDTALRERFRAVLRGLEQGGALPVRRSRTAQETAADAAPLVELSDAAASFDQVVYGGRTATVDEYRRLAESDRFSQAPPPPPEPTELTAPGRRTRRPRRPLPAVPGGRRFWLTLLAVVLVTLLVLLLIRLAGAPHAPPVPHPPHPAPTSPTTPPPTPPPMPPDNDWGVGNDSIFARWPHWIAFGGLQCLLAAAVVVWWRARRRGALVGEPRPVEAPAHELLAGHAALYRRADDPDHVAAILRTATLRRIRPALDLPAGAPPPQVIAAIARRTGLAPIHLGATLFGPVPDTGTLTAVAGYLLVIEAGMDRNRDHRHDPAPRTPGRPPSMEAV from the coding sequence GTGACCGATCCGGACCGGGTACCCCCGCCCGCCGCGCTGGGACCGGCGGGCACACATCGCGCCGCCGCCGACACCGCGGCCGCGCGGCAGGATTTCGACACCGCCCTGCGCGAACGCTTCCGAGCGGTCCTGCGCGGTCTGGAACAGGGTGGCGCCCTGCCGGTACGGCGCTCGCGCACCGCGCAGGAGACCGCCGCCGACGCCGCGCCCCTGGTCGAATTGTCCGACGCCGCCGCCAGTTTCGACCAGGTCGTGTACGGCGGCCGGACCGCGACGGTCGACGAGTACCGGCGGCTGGCCGAATCGGACCGGTTCTCACAGGCCCCACCGCCGCCGCCGGAACCGACCGAACTCACCGCACCCGGCCGCCGCACCCGCCGCCCGCGGCGCCCGCTGCCCGCCGTCCCCGGCGGCCGCCGATTCTGGCTGACGCTGCTGGCGGTGGTGCTGGTCACGCTGCTGGTCCTGTTGCTGATCCGGCTGGCCGGTGCGCCGCACGCCCCGCCGGTACCGCATCCGCCGCACCCCGCGCCGACCTCCCCGACCACGCCGCCCCCGACGCCGCCGCCCATGCCGCCCGACAACGACTGGGGCGTCGGGAACGACTCGATCTTCGCCCGCTGGCCGCACTGGATCGCCTTCGGCGGTCTGCAGTGCCTGCTGGCCGCCGCCGTGGTGGTGTGGTGGCGGGCCCGCCGCCGCGGCGCCCTGGTCGGCGAGCCACGTCCCGTGGAGGCGCCGGCCCACGAACTGCTGGCCGGCCATGCTGCCCTCTATCGCCGCGCCGACGATCCCGATCACGTGGCGGCGATCCTGCGGACGGCCACCCTGCGCCGCATCCGTCCCGCCCTCGACCTGCCCGCCGGCGCCCCGCCCCCACAGGTGATCGCCGCGATCGCCCGCCGCACCGGACTCGCCCCGATCCATCTCGGCGCAACCCTGTTCGGTCCGGTCCCCGACACCGGCACCCTCACCGCGGTGGCCGGCTACCTGCTCGTCATCGAAGCGGGAATGGACCGCAACCGGGATCATCGCCACGATCCCGCCCCGCGCACCCCGGGCCGTCCCCCGTCGATGGAGGCGGTGTGA